One window from the genome of Coleofasciculus sp. FACHB-T130 encodes:
- the typA gene encoding translational GTPase TypA, whose amino-acid sequence MTLPIRNVAIIAHVDHGKTTLVDALLRQSGIFREGEDVPDCVMDSNALERERGITILAKNTAVRYKETLINIIDTPGHADFGGEVERVLGMVDGCILIVDANEGPMPQTRFVLKKALEKGLRPIVVVNKIDRPQADPHGSIDKVLDLFLELGADDDQCDFPYLFASGINGYAKNDLESDNMDMQPMFEAILHHVAPPVGDPNKPLQLQVTTLDYSEYLGRIVIGKIHNGTIRMGQQVALVTETSAIVKGKISKLMGFEGLKRIDLEEASAGNIVAVAGFADANIGETITCPNEPQALPLIKVDEPTLQMTFSVNDSPFAGQEGTMVTSRQVRDRLFRELETNVALRIEDTDSPDKLLVSGRGELHLGILIETMRREGYEFQVSQPQVIFREVSGQPCEPYECLVLDVPQEASGGCIERLGQRKGEMQDMQMSATGRTQLEFVIPARGLIGFRGEFMRLTRGEGIMNHSFLDYRPITSDMETRRNGVLISFEEGVATFYAMKNAEDRGAFFITPGTKVYKGMIVGEHNRSQDLELNVCKAKQLTNHRASGGDELVQLQAPIDMSLERALEYIGSDELVEVTPKSIRLRKVTKKLAKR is encoded by the coding sequence ATGACGCTCCCTATTCGTAACGTCGCAATCATTGCCCACGTCGATCACGGCAAAACAACCCTCGTTGATGCCCTCCTCCGGCAATCTGGCATCTTCCGCGAAGGCGAAGACGTTCCTGATTGCGTCATGGATTCCAATGCCCTAGAGCGGGAGCGAGGCATCACAATTCTGGCGAAAAATACCGCCGTCAGATATAAAGAAACCCTGATCAATATTATTGATACCCCCGGACACGCCGATTTTGGTGGTGAAGTCGAGCGGGTGTTAGGCATGGTTGATGGCTGCATCTTGATTGTAGATGCCAATGAAGGCCCCATGCCCCAAACGCGATTTGTGCTGAAAAAAGCTTTAGAAAAGGGACTGCGCCCCATCGTTGTCGTTAATAAAATCGACCGTCCTCAAGCCGATCCCCACGGCTCAATTGATAAAGTCTTGGATCTGTTTTTGGAATTGGGTGCCGATGACGATCAGTGCGATTTCCCTTATCTGTTTGCCTCCGGTATCAATGGTTATGCCAAAAATGACCTGGAATCCGACAACATGGATATGCAGCCCATGTTTGAGGCAATTCTGCACCACGTCGCGCCACCTGTAGGCGATCCGAATAAGCCTCTACAACTGCAAGTGACAACCCTGGATTATTCTGAATATCTGGGTCGGATTGTGATTGGAAAAATCCATAACGGCACAATCCGGATGGGGCAACAAGTGGCTTTGGTGACGGAAACCAGCGCCATTGTGAAAGGTAAAATCTCCAAGTTGATGGGTTTTGAAGGCTTAAAGCGAATTGATTTGGAAGAAGCCTCCGCGGGAAATATTGTGGCGGTGGCTGGTTTTGCCGATGCAAATATTGGCGAGACAATTACTTGTCCGAACGAACCGCAAGCTTTGCCGCTGATTAAGGTAGATGAGCCTACCTTGCAAATGACCTTCTCGGTGAACGATTCGCCCTTTGCCGGACAGGAAGGGACGATGGTGACATCGCGGCAAGTACGCGATCGCCTGTTCCGCGAACTTGAAACGAACGTCGCCCTGCGGATTGAAGATACCGACTCTCCCGATAAATTACTCGTTTCCGGTCGAGGCGAACTTCACCTCGGCATCTTGATTGAAACCATGCGTCGGGAAGGCTATGAATTTCAAGTTTCCCAGCCGCAAGTGATTTTCCGCGAAGTCAGCGGTCAACCCTGCGAACCTTACGAATGTTTGGTGCTGGATGTCCCGCAAGAAGCGAGTGGTGGCTGTATCGAACGTTTGGGGCAGCGCAAGGGCGAAATGCAAGATATGCAGATGAGTGCCACGGGTCGCACTCAACTAGAATTTGTGATTCCCGCCCGTGGTTTAATCGGCTTCCGGGGTGAATTCATGCGCCTCACCCGTGGCGAAGGGATTATGAACCACAGCTTCCTAGACTATCGCCCCATCACCAGCGATATGGAAACTCGCCGCAACGGTGTCTTAATTTCATTTGAAGAAGGCGTTGCTACCTTCTACGCGATGAAGAATGCTGAGGATCGGGGTGCATTCTTTATCACTCCGGGCACCAAAGTTTACAAAGGCATGATTGTCGGGGAACACAACCGCTCTCAAGATTTGGAACTTAATGTCTGCAAGGCGAAGCAGCTGACGAACCACCGTGCTTCTGGCGGTGATGAATTAGTGCAGTTGCAAGCGCC